One part of the Arthrobacter tumbae genome encodes these proteins:
- the dacB gene encoding D-alanyl-D-alanine carboxypeptidase/D-alanyl-D-alanine endopeptidase: MNRSARVFTALLLTLVLGVLAVPVGFHYGPQIARLVTAPPPQAEPEIPPIQQTPDDVAAPTLVSQLDAQAPVPVADVLAPLLAAALEVPGGTPVTGVVLDALTGEVLFDRGGGELQLPASNIKILTATAALAKLDPNRRLATTVLTGGAGGEGALVLRGGGDVLLGSGESNPDSVIGHAGLTTLARQTAAQLDGDVPYRLVIDDSLFVGDVLNPSWQPGDVQAGEIAPIYPLAINSSWTDESKQSGVRAADAALTAATAFREALIASGVQVQEGIERQVAGEDAVEVASVESATLEALVEHMLRTSDNYLAEVLARLAAEASGRPASFGGGLETIAEVITGLDVQTEGMVLGDASGLSPRNRISPRQLSGVVRTLLRSDSRVLRHVLHGLPVASLSGTLADRYNDDDAPTFAGAGLVRAKTGTLNAVTALSGHVVSADGRLLVFSFIASGLDGTTEPARAAVDEAAAVLAACGCR, translated from the coding sequence ATGAACCGCAGCGCCAGGGTGTTCACTGCCCTGTTGCTCACCCTGGTTCTCGGAGTGCTCGCGGTTCCTGTCGGCTTCCACTACGGCCCGCAGATTGCTCGGTTGGTCACCGCTCCGCCTCCACAAGCGGAGCCGGAAATACCGCCTATCCAGCAAACTCCGGACGACGTCGCCGCCCCCACGCTCGTTAGCCAGCTAGACGCACAGGCACCGGTGCCCGTGGCGGACGTTCTTGCCCCCCTGCTCGCCGCCGCACTGGAGGTTCCGGGTGGGACGCCGGTGACCGGCGTCGTTCTTGATGCACTCACCGGTGAGGTGCTCTTTGACCGGGGCGGAGGGGAACTGCAGCTTCCGGCGTCGAACATCAAGATCCTCACAGCCACCGCGGCACTCGCCAAGCTGGATCCCAACCGGCGACTGGCCACCACCGTCCTCACCGGAGGCGCCGGCGGGGAAGGCGCCCTGGTGCTGCGTGGAGGAGGGGACGTGCTGCTCGGATCCGGTGAGTCCAATCCGGACAGCGTCATCGGCCATGCCGGTCTCACCACGCTCGCCCGGCAGACGGCCGCCCAGCTCGACGGCGATGTCCCGTACCGCCTGGTGATCGACGACTCGCTCTTCGTCGGCGACGTCCTCAACCCCAGCTGGCAGCCCGGTGACGTGCAGGCCGGTGAAATTGCGCCGATCTATCCCCTCGCCATCAACTCGTCCTGGACCGATGAGTCGAAGCAGTCCGGCGTGAGGGCCGCAGATGCCGCACTCACAGCGGCCACCGCGTTCCGGGAGGCACTGATTGCCTCGGGCGTCCAGGTACAGGAGGGCATCGAGCGGCAGGTTGCCGGTGAGGACGCGGTGGAGGTGGCGTCCGTCGAGTCGGCCACCCTCGAAGCGCTGGTCGAACACATGCTCCGCACCTCCGACAATTACCTTGCCGAGGTGCTCGCCCGGCTTGCGGCGGAGGCCAGCGGCAGGCCGGCGTCGTTCGGCGGGGGGCTCGAAACGATCGCCGAGGTGATCACCGGACTCGATGTGCAGACAGAGGGTATGGTGCTGGGAGATGCGTCCGGCCTTTCGCCCAGGAACCGGATCAGCCCACGGCAACTTTCCGGTGTGGTGCGCACGCTGCTCCGCTCCGACAGCCGGGTTCTGCGCCATGTGCTGCACGGTCTTCCCGTGGCCAGCCTCTCCGGCACGCTGGCGGACCGCTACAACGACGACGACGCCCCCACTTTCGCCGGCGCTGGCCTGGTCCGTGCCAAGACCGGAACCCTCAACGCGGTGACTGCCCTGAGCGGCCACGTTGTATCCGCGGACGGCCGCCTGCTGGTGTTCTCGTTCATTGCGAGCGGCCTTGACGGAACCACGGAGCCGGCACGGGCGGCCGTAGACGAAGCTGCCGCTGTTCTCGCCGCCTGCGGATGCCGCTGA
- a CDS encoding zinc-dependent metalloprotease, whose product MATMDSNAPLQLVNWDLAASSAAKLAPPGPRLSAAEVRDAVANLRELADLSVEHVHRITGLEAARDLRDSELIIVDRASWAKANTQSFKVLMAPAIEHLAQTKAEQLKAANASLGGAVTGAQMGAILAFLSSKVLGQYDPFVASSRGPGGRLMLVAPNIVSVERELNVEPADFRLWVCLHEQTHRVQFAAAPWLKDHMMEHISELTVGLADKAETLAERLTNALKSLPTRTQDGKDQDDDGVPPSDGGILSLLQEPEDKARLSHLTAVMSLLEGHANVVMDAVDSSIVPTVKTIRRRFNARGKTRGPVEKFIRRLMGLDAKMRQYSDGARFVRAVVDAVGMEGFNRVWERAENLPTEKEIHAPGEWITRMGL is encoded by the coding sequence ATGGCCACCATGGACAGCAACGCCCCTCTTCAGCTCGTCAACTGGGATCTGGCCGCCAGCAGCGCGGCGAAACTGGCGCCTCCGGGTCCCAGACTGAGCGCCGCGGAAGTCCGGGATGCCGTAGCAAACCTCCGGGAACTGGCCGATCTTTCCGTTGAGCACGTTCACCGGATCACGGGGCTCGAAGCCGCGCGGGACCTGCGTGATTCAGAGTTGATCATCGTGGACCGCGCATCGTGGGCCAAGGCCAATACCCAGAGCTTCAAGGTGCTGATGGCGCCCGCGATCGAGCACCTCGCGCAGACGAAAGCCGAGCAGCTGAAGGCTGCCAATGCGTCCCTTGGCGGTGCAGTGACAGGCGCCCAGATGGGTGCCATCCTGGCCTTCCTCTCGAGCAAGGTCCTCGGCCAGTATGATCCGTTCGTTGCCTCCAGCCGCGGGCCCGGCGGGCGCCTGATGCTCGTGGCGCCCAACATCGTCTCCGTTGAGCGTGAACTGAATGTGGAGCCCGCCGACTTCCGGCTCTGGGTATGCCTGCATGAGCAGACCCACCGTGTGCAGTTCGCTGCCGCGCCATGGCTCAAGGACCACATGATGGAGCACATCTCCGAGCTCACCGTCGGTTTGGCGGACAAGGCCGAGACACTGGCTGAGCGGCTCACCAACGCGCTGAAGTCCCTGCCGACACGTACCCAGGACGGAAAGGACCAGGACGACGACGGCGTGCCCCCGAGCGACGGCGGCATCCTCTCGCTGCTGCAGGAACCGGAAGACAAGGCCAGGCTCTCCCACCTCACAGCCGTCATGAGCCTGCTCGAAGGACACGCGAATGTGGTGATGGACGCCGTGGATTCCAGCATCGTGCCCACCGTGAAGACCATTCGTCGCCGTTTCAACGCACGAGGGAAAACCCGTGGACCGGTCGAGAAGTTCATCCGCCGCCTGATGGGCCTGGATGCGAAGATGCGCCAGTACAGCGACGGGGCACGCTTCGTCCGTGCGGTCGTGGACGCCGTCGGAATGGAGGGGTTCAACCGGGTGTGGGAGCGGGCCGAGAACCTGCCCACCGAGAAGGAGATCCACGCCCCCGGGGAGTGGATCACCCGGATGGGGCTGTGA
- the tilS gene encoding tRNA lysidine(34) synthetase TilS has translation MSRRPRLSPTVGTARNLIRAALEDAQVPEGSLLLVACSGGTDSLALAATAAYFAQNGQYRVGAVVVDHGLQQGSADVAEAARSQLAGLGLEPVEVRRVEVATAGMGPEAAARTARYEALDAAVEQHRASAVLLGHTLDDQAEQVLLGLTRGSGTRSLSGMPSRRGVYLRPFLALRRAETEEVCRFNGLDPWHDPTNADPSLVRSRVRTQVLPYLEDALGPGIAESLYRTSRILAQDAAYLDELAEVEYGRLRRTAGSEPGKEEYDGGTLLLSEAGLRALPPALRQRVLALAVFELGGIQPSFERLLAAENLLRRTGSAGPVQLGGSVSAYRQVRGARVPQGHPSYGSLVLGKNLTIRE, from the coding sequence GTGAGCCGCCGGCCGCGGCTCAGCCCTACAGTCGGCACGGCGAGGAACCTGATCCGCGCCGCGCTCGAAGATGCGCAGGTTCCCGAAGGATCACTGCTCCTGGTTGCCTGCAGCGGCGGCACCGACTCACTCGCGCTCGCCGCGACGGCGGCCTACTTCGCGCAGAACGGGCAGTACCGGGTGGGCGCCGTCGTCGTCGATCATGGTCTGCAGCAGGGCAGTGCGGACGTAGCGGAGGCCGCGCGCTCCCAACTGGCGGGTCTGGGCCTTGAACCGGTGGAGGTGCGCCGGGTTGAGGTGGCAACAGCTGGAATGGGCCCGGAAGCCGCAGCACGGACTGCCCGTTACGAGGCACTCGATGCCGCTGTTGAACAGCACCGCGCGTCAGCAGTGCTGCTCGGCCATACCCTTGACGACCAGGCCGAACAGGTACTCCTCGGCCTCACCCGCGGCTCCGGCACGCGCTCACTGAGCGGCATGCCGTCGCGCAGGGGGGTCTACCTGCGGCCATTCCTCGCGCTCCGGCGTGCAGAGACGGAAGAGGTCTGCCGGTTCAATGGCCTTGACCCGTGGCATGACCCGACCAACGCCGACCCCTCCCTGGTGCGCTCCCGCGTGCGCACCCAGGTGCTGCCGTACCTGGAGGACGCGCTGGGCCCCGGTATCGCCGAGTCCCTGTACCGGACGTCACGGATCCTCGCCCAGGACGCCGCCTACCTGGACGAGCTCGCGGAGGTTGAGTACGGGCGGCTCAGAAGGACTGCAGGCAGTGAGCCGGGGAAAGAAGAGTACGACGGCGGCACCCTCCTGCTGTCCGAAGCGGGCCTGCGTGCCCTCCCGCCCGCCCTCCGGCAGCGGGTTCTGGCCCTCGCCGTCTTCGAACTGGGCGGAATTCAGCCAAGCTTCGAACGCCTGCTGGCCGCGGAGAACCTGCTGCGGCGCACCGGGTCGGCGGGCCCCGTGCAGCTTGGCGGCAGCGTGAGTGCCTACCGGCAGGTCAGGGGTGCACGGGTTCCCCAAGGCCACCCAAGCTATGGCAGTCTTGTCCTTGGAAAAAACCTCACAATCCGGGAGTAA
- the hpt gene encoding hypoxanthine phosphoribosyltransferase, which yields MDSQDVQSDLKHVLYTKEEIQQRVQELAAEIDRDYAGREVLIVGVLKGAVMVMADLARAMHSHVTMDWMAVSSYGSGTQSSGVVRILKDLETDLMGKHVLIVEDIIDSGLTLSWLKANLLSRGPASVEICTLLRKPDAAKVAIDVKYVGYDIPNEFVVGYGLDFAEKYRNLDFIGTLAPHVYE from the coding sequence GTGGATTCACAAGACGTCCAGTCGGACCTCAAGCACGTTCTCTACACCAAGGAAGAGATTCAGCAGCGGGTCCAGGAACTGGCCGCGGAGATCGACCGCGATTACGCCGGCCGGGAAGTCCTCATCGTGGGTGTGCTCAAGGGCGCGGTGATGGTCATGGCTGATCTGGCACGCGCCATGCACTCGCACGTCACCATGGACTGGATGGCCGTTTCCTCCTACGGTTCGGGAACGCAGTCCTCCGGTGTCGTCCGGATTCTCAAGGACCTCGAGACGGACCTCATGGGCAAGCACGTCCTGATCGTGGAGGACATCATCGATTCGGGGCTGACGCTGTCCTGGCTGAAGGCCAACCTGCTCTCACGCGGCCCGGCTTCGGTGGAGATCTGCACGCTGCTCCGCAAGCCCGACGCCGCGAAGGTAGCGATCGACGTGAAATACGTCGGCTATGACATTCCGAACGAGTTTGTGGTGGGCTACGGCCTTGACTTCGCCGAGAAGTACCGCAATCTCGACTTCATCGGTACTCTGGCGCCGCACGTCTACGAGTAG
- the ftsH gene encoding ATP-dependent zinc metalloprotease FtsH produces MKLKSIFRGPIFWIVLAVAALLVILPSVFNSSGARVDTNIGLELLEGDQVEQAKIYDGEQRVDLTLREDYEDLGRSVSFFFSTARAEDVVDAINTSDVDGFTDQPVENNWFTSILGLILPILILGAIFWFLLSRMQGGGSKVMQFGKSKAKLISKDMPQVTFNDVAGADEAVEELHEIKEFLQEPAKFQALGAKIPKGVLLYGPPGTGKTLLARAVAGEAGVPFYSISGSDFVEMFVGVGASRVRDLFEQAKSNAPAIIFVDEIDAVGRHRGAGVGGGNDEREQTLNQLLVEMDGFDANTNVILIAATNRPDVLDPALLRPGRFDRQIGVEAPDMGGRLRILQVHSKGKPMAPGVDLKSVAKKTPGFTGADLANVLNEAALLTARSNAQLIDDRALDEAIDRVIAGPQKRSRVMKELERKITAYHEGGHALVAAALRNTDPVTKVTILPRGRALGYTMVLPADDKYSITRNELLDQLAYAMGGRVAEEIVFHDPSTGASNDIEKATATARKMVTQYGMSERIGAVKLGQGGGEPFLGRDMGHERNYSDHIAYIVDEEVRRLVDNAHDEAYAILTENRDVLDRLALELLERETLNQAEIAQVFTDIRKRDARSIWLSKDSRPVHSLPPVVSAKERQEAEAAGEPDPESVSPQDQIADANLPSGFDVTGDALPEPETEPDDKGGTTGNTGGNDQDGHAQPRNH; encoded by the coding sequence ATGAAATTGAAGAGCATTTTCAGAGGACCCATTTTCTGGATTGTGCTGGCAGTTGCCGCACTTCTGGTCATCCTGCCCTCCGTGTTCAACAGCAGCGGTGCCCGTGTGGACACAAACATCGGCCTGGAACTCCTCGAGGGTGATCAGGTGGAGCAGGCAAAAATCTACGACGGCGAGCAGCGCGTCGACCTCACCCTGCGCGAGGACTATGAAGACCTCGGACGCAGCGTTTCCTTCTTCTTCAGCACCGCACGTGCCGAGGACGTCGTCGACGCCATCAACACCTCGGACGTGGACGGCTTCACCGACCAGCCGGTCGAGAACAACTGGTTCACCAGCATCCTCGGCCTGATCCTGCCCATCCTGATCCTCGGTGCAATCTTCTGGTTCCTGCTCAGCAGGATGCAGGGCGGCGGCTCCAAGGTGATGCAGTTCGGCAAGTCCAAAGCCAAGCTCATCAGCAAGGACATGCCCCAGGTCACGTTCAATGACGTCGCAGGCGCCGATGAGGCAGTGGAGGAACTCCACGAGATCAAGGAATTCCTGCAGGAGCCGGCCAAGTTCCAGGCCCTCGGAGCCAAGATCCCCAAGGGCGTGCTTCTCTACGGGCCTCCCGGAACCGGTAAGACCCTCCTGGCCCGCGCCGTTGCGGGTGAAGCCGGAGTGCCGTTCTACTCGATCTCCGGATCGGACTTCGTTGAGATGTTCGTCGGCGTGGGCGCTTCGCGGGTCCGCGACCTGTTTGAACAGGCAAAGTCCAACGCGCCGGCCATCATCTTCGTTGACGAGATCGACGCCGTCGGACGCCACCGCGGTGCCGGCGTGGGCGGCGGCAATGATGAGCGCGAGCAGACGCTGAACCAACTCCTGGTGGAAATGGACGGCTTCGACGCCAACACCAACGTCATTCTCATCGCAGCAACCAACCGCCCGGACGTACTGGACCCCGCGCTGCTGCGCCCGGGCCGCTTCGACCGCCAGATCGGCGTTGAGGCGCCGGACATGGGCGGACGCCTGCGCATCCTGCAGGTCCACTCGAAGGGCAAGCCCATGGCTCCCGGCGTCGATCTGAAGTCGGTGGCCAAGAAGACTCCGGGGTTCACCGGTGCTGACCTCGCGAACGTCCTGAATGAGGCAGCGCTGCTGACCGCCCGCTCCAACGCCCAACTCATCGACGACCGCGCCCTTGACGAGGCGATCGACCGCGTCATCGCCGGACCGCAGAAGCGCAGCCGGGTCATGAAGGAACTGGAGCGGAAAATAACGGCCTACCATGAGGGCGGCCACGCCCTCGTTGCCGCTGCCCTGCGCAACACCGATCCCGTCACTAAGGTGACCATCCTGCCGCGCGGCCGGGCGCTGGGCTACACCATGGTGCTGCCCGCGGATGACAAGTACTCCATCACCCGCAACGAGCTGCTCGATCAGCTGGCCTACGCCATGGGCGGCCGGGTCGCGGAGGAGATCGTCTTCCACGATCCCTCGACCGGTGCGTCCAATGACATCGAGAAGGCAACCGCCACCGCCCGGAAAATGGTCACGCAATACGGGATGAGCGAGCGGATCGGTGCCGTGAAGCTGGGGCAGGGCGGTGGCGAGCCGTTCCTCGGCCGTGACATGGGCCATGAGCGCAACTACTCGGACCACATCGCCTACATCGTCGATGAGGAGGTGCGGCGGCTCGTGGACAACGCCCATGATGAGGCGTACGCCATCCTCACCGAGAACCGCGACGTCCTGGACCGACTGGCTCTCGAACTGCTGGAACGCGAAACACTGAACCAGGCCGAGATCGCCCAGGTCTTCACCGACATCCGCAAGCGCGACGCCCGCAGCATCTGGCTCTCGAAGGACAGCCGGCCCGTGCACTCCCTGCCTCCCGTGGTCTCCGCCAAGGAGCGCCAGGAGGCGGAGGCAGCCGGAGAACCTGACCCTGAGAGCGTTTCACCGCAGGATCAGATCGCCGATGCCAACTTGCCGAGCGGCTTCGACGTCACGGGCGACGCCCTGCCGGAGCCGGAGACCGAGCCGGATGACAAGGGCGGGACAACCGGGAACACCGGAGGTAATGACCAGGACGGGCACGCACAGCCGCGTAACCACTAG
- the folE gene encoding GTP cyclohydrolase I FolE has product MTDFDDQMIDVALAASGSTVDQPRIERAVREILAAIGDDPDRDGLLETPKRVARAYAEFFAGLHQHPRDVLSTTFDLDHEELVLVKDIPFYSTCEHHLVPFHGSAHIGYIPSDDGKITGLSKLARLVEIYARRPQVQERLTTQIVDAMMEHLQPKGAIVVIECEHLCMSMRGIRKPGAKTVTSAVRGQVRDAATRAEAMSLILGR; this is encoded by the coding sequence GTGACCGATTTTGACGATCAGATGATTGATGTCGCCCTGGCGGCCAGTGGTTCAACGGTGGACCAGCCGAGAATCGAGCGGGCAGTCCGCGAGATCCTTGCCGCTATCGGTGATGATCCGGACAGGGACGGCCTGCTGGAGACACCCAAGCGGGTTGCCCGGGCGTACGCGGAGTTCTTCGCGGGCCTCCACCAGCACCCCAGGGATGTCCTCTCAACCACCTTTGACCTGGACCACGAAGAGCTTGTCCTCGTCAAGGACATCCCCTTTTACTCAACGTGCGAGCACCACCTCGTGCCGTTTCACGGATCAGCGCATATCGGGTACATTCCCTCAGACGACGGAAAAATCACGGGCCTGAGCAAATTGGCGCGGCTGGTGGAGATTTACGCGCGGCGTCCGCAGGTGCAGGAACGCCTCACCACACAGATCGTCGATGCGATGATGGAGCACCTGCAGCCAAAGGGTGCCATTGTGGTCATCGAATGTGAGCACCTGTGCATGTCGATGCGCGGTATCCGCAAGCCGGGGGCCAAGACGGTCACCTCAGCAGTGCGCGGACAGGTGCGGGACGCCGCCACACGCGCCGAGGCCATGAGCCTGATACTTGGAAGATAG
- the folP gene encoding dihydropteroate synthase translates to MDSLAAAPGTGPATSPIPVLRPTRVRKSFTDLPTDRALVMGILNVTPDSFSDGGKFATADDAIAEGLRMHYAGADIVDVGGESTRPNADRITVEDEQKRIIPVVEALVKAGALVSVDTMHASTAAKAIDAGAAIVNDVSGLDFDPAMPALIAERGVHYVLMHQRGNPQTMDSLADYDDVVEDVISELTGIRDTLYAAGVAPEQIILDPGIGFAKKEDHNWALLRALDRFEVLGHRILVGASRKRFLGTLLSVAGKAAAPAERGDASVAVSALAAAHGAWCVRVHDVAPSLDAVKVAAAWTR, encoded by the coding sequence ATGGATTCACTCGCGGCAGCCCCAGGAACCGGACCGGCGACCTCTCCCATCCCCGTCCTGCGGCCAACCCGGGTTCGCAAGTCCTTCACGGACCTGCCCACCGACCGGGCGCTGGTGATGGGAATCCTGAACGTCACCCCTGACTCCTTCAGTGACGGCGGCAAGTTCGCCACGGCGGACGACGCCATTGCTGAAGGGCTCCGCATGCACTACGCGGGAGCAGACATCGTGGACGTCGGCGGAGAGTCCACCCGCCCCAACGCCGACCGCATCACGGTGGAGGATGAGCAGAAGCGCATCATCCCCGTTGTGGAGGCACTGGTGAAAGCCGGTGCGCTGGTCAGCGTCGACACCATGCATGCCTCCACGGCCGCCAAAGCGATCGACGCGGGCGCCGCCATCGTCAACGACGTGTCCGGATTGGACTTCGACCCCGCCATGCCGGCGCTGATCGCTGAACGCGGCGTCCATTACGTCCTGATGCACCAGCGGGGCAATCCGCAGACAATGGATTCCCTCGCGGACTATGACGACGTCGTCGAGGACGTCATCTCCGAGCTCACGGGAATCCGGGACACGCTCTACGCCGCCGGTGTGGCCCCGGAACAGATCATCCTGGATCCCGGTATCGGCTTCGCCAAGAAGGAAGACCACAACTGGGCACTGCTGCGCGCACTGGATCGATTCGAGGTGCTCGGGCACCGCATCCTGGTGGGCGCCTCCCGCAAGCGGTTCCTCGGAACGCTGCTCAGCGTTGCGGGCAAGGCGGCAGCGCCCGCTGAACGCGGGGACGCCAGTGTCGCGGTCTCCGCCCTCGCTGCTGCGCACGGCGCCTGGTGCGTCCGCGTGCATGACGTGGCACCGAGCCTGGATGCGGTCAAGGTCGCCGCAGCCTGGACCAGGTAG
- the folB gene encoding dihydroneopterin aldolase yields the protein MTHSLPAQRDRITLTGITAVGHHGVFEHERRDGQPFVVDVVLHLDLRPAGQSDDLTRTAHYGELAEQVTELITGDPLNLIEALAERLASSILSSFPVDAVEVTVHKPKAPIEVPFGDVAVSIYRERT from the coding sequence ATGACACACAGTCTCCCCGCCCAGCGGGACAGGATCACACTGACGGGGATAACCGCCGTCGGGCACCACGGGGTCTTCGAGCATGAGCGCCGGGACGGCCAGCCGTTCGTCGTCGACGTCGTGCTTCACCTCGATCTGCGGCCGGCGGGCCAGAGCGATGACCTCACGCGCACCGCGCACTACGGCGAACTCGCCGAACAGGTCACGGAACTCATTACGGGTGATCCCCTGAACCTGATTGAGGCACTCGCTGAGCGCCTTGCCTCCTCCATCCTTTCCTCCTTCCCTGTGGACGCCGTTGAGGTCACCGTGCACAAACCCAAGGCGCCCATAGAAGTGCCGTTCGGCGATGTGGCCGTCTCTATCTACCGGGAGCGCACATGA
- the folK gene encoding 2-amino-4-hydroxy-6-hydroxymethyldihydropteridine diphosphokinase: MSGTVRSILALGSNLGESRDTLSLAVADLVDSTNVRLREVSPIVQTKAVGGPEQPDYLNMVIEIETTLGPYELLEHCQAVENKHHRVRAERWGPRTLDVDIITYGDLVSDDEKLTLPHPRAAERAFVLQPWAWMDGTATLSGRPVAELVQQAEDLPGLVPFEGA, encoded by the coding sequence ATGAGCGGGACCGTGCGCTCCATCCTCGCGCTGGGCAGCAACCTCGGCGAAAGCCGCGACACCCTGTCCCTTGCCGTCGCTGACCTCGTTGACTCCACGAACGTGCGGTTGCGTGAAGTGTCGCCGATCGTGCAGACGAAGGCCGTCGGCGGCCCGGAGCAGCCGGACTACCTCAACATGGTCATCGAAATTGAAACCACCCTGGGGCCATATGAGTTGCTTGAGCACTGCCAGGCCGTTGAGAACAAGCACCACCGGGTCCGTGCCGAGCGGTGGGGGCCGCGCACTCTCGACGTCGACATCATCACCTACGGCGATCTCGTCTCGGATGATGAAAAGCTGACCCTGCCGCATCCCCGCGCAGCAGAGCGCGCCTTCGTCCTGCAGCCCTGGGCGTGGATGGACGGAACAGCTACGCTGTCGGGGCGCCCGGTCGCCGAGCTTGTCCAACAAGCGGAAGACCTCCCCGGCCTCGTACCGTTCGAGGGGGCCTAG
- a CDS encoding DUF3180 domain-containing protein — protein MGSIRIGWLVLIGLVFGAAGWLVNWWATRNGYPTPSLPLSSLLTIAVVVAVTLVFGLRVRRWRAGNRKRVLDPILAARTVVLAQATAYAGALTTGWHAGILADQLTLVGVRSNLGPLWGSLAVIAGGIVMIAVGLIVESFCRLPPDDEAGSDTTRESGEGEYA, from the coding sequence GTGGGATCAATCCGCATCGGTTGGCTGGTTCTGATCGGTCTGGTGTTCGGCGCCGCCGGGTGGCTGGTCAACTGGTGGGCTACCCGGAACGGATACCCCACCCCGTCGCTGCCGCTGAGCTCCCTCCTGACCATTGCCGTCGTCGTCGCGGTGACGCTTGTCTTCGGGCTCCGGGTGAGGCGCTGGCGCGCCGGCAACCGCAAGCGGGTCCTCGACCCGATCCTGGCGGCACGCACGGTCGTGCTCGCGCAAGCCACTGCCTATGCCGGAGCCCTGACAACCGGCTGGCACGCGGGGATCCTCGCGGACCAGCTGACCCTGGTGGGCGTCCGCAGCAATCTCGGTCCGTTATGGGGCTCGCTGGCCGTGATCGCCGGTGGCATAGTCATGATTGCAGTCGGGCTGATCGTGGAGAGCTTCTGCAGGCTTCCACCGGATGATGAGGCCGGATCCGACACGACACGCGAGAGCGGCGAGGGGGAGTATGCGTAG
- a CDS encoding PH domain-containing protein has product MRREPIDPAGIEWTRVSPKYLRVRLVGWAIGSLIFLVIFSVPLVLLLTGVLPRFPFLLAWLLPAVVVLFAGWRGLLLPRQVRAIGYAERNEDLLVRQGLFFQRTMVVPYGRMQYVDVAVGPIERALGLCTLKLHTASPGTNAEIPGLPSSEGARLREQLSARGEAKLAGL; this is encoded by the coding sequence ATGCGTAGGGAACCGATAGACCCGGCAGGAATCGAGTGGACACGGGTGTCACCCAAATACCTCAGGGTCCGCCTTGTCGGGTGGGCGATCGGCAGCCTCATCTTCCTGGTGATCTTCTCCGTTCCGCTCGTCCTGTTGCTGACGGGAGTGTTGCCCCGCTTCCCGTTCCTGCTCGCGTGGCTGCTGCCCGCCGTCGTCGTCCTGTTTGCCGGGTGGCGTGGACTCCTGCTGCCCCGTCAGGTGCGCGCGATCGGGTACGCAGAGCGCAACGAGGACCTGCTGGTCCGGCAGGGCCTCTTCTTCCAGCGCACCATGGTGGTGCCCTATGGCCGGATGCAGTATGTCGACGTCGCGGTAGGGCCGATTGAACGCGCCCTCGGCCTGTGTACGCTCAAGCTGCACACGGCTTCGCCGGGCACCAACGCCGAGATTCCCGGGCTTCCTTCCAGCGAGGGAGCACGGCTGCGTGAACAGCTATCGGCCCGCGGTGAAGCGAAGCTGGCAGGGCTGTGA